A stretch of the Papaver somniferum cultivar HN1 chromosome 6, ASM357369v1, whole genome shotgun sequence genome encodes the following:
- the LOC113291229 gene encoding uncharacterized protein LOC113291229 yields the protein MEISSRHSSRSSHSKSAPKQRRNGYEPSDGDTDWPDSPWHEIPTVNNYNHLQNVRVLVKDRPKAFGRSLTPPSRSSNHDYDFSSAATTSKSSSVRDNQHKSPYRPQPDDTDVITLQTNTSPFIRNDLQKHIVYPYKTKGDEAEEELRKSSSRTQNHKASRQRLNSEENRSSVKANRRSVSAPKPRAKEKEQRVDTGLQAWEEDRTPSPLPRKHRETASGINAMIANARMSNGPANVGFKVTESISPGDIFFSQTLPLQNNVVKKNSGQGSNSTSKPKEVSKRDSLPRQRSKPNANADQTTRGVSSNTVTSQKNAATLSRVSSRRSSSKRSTQSSKMSDGSGTLSESFRKFTDNMQISQKNIWFSCGRKGPCRTSKAPESYEFDEASFIQKAFVVENLRQFWADKHQPGSLSGFICNKQQAQNLKQLISHNTCPHILFKGPSGSGKKALTRALLCEIYGDQDLNEKGPMQIVVPLISSPHHVELYLKSETTNVRFALMTLVKEMTSSHATTPEVSNATCWADYKVIVFYEVEKLAENVQHMIKWIMDCYMETCKIILCCEDDVGILDSVKSRCKIVTVDAPITHEIMEVLIQTGRKESFDLPMSFAAKIATKSKQHIRKAVMALEACKAHNYPFADGQPIPIGWEDVLVELSADILSDPSPQRSFFIRVDLQKLLGEFVHPRLILQKLVEQFLKRVDASLKRELYYWHAYYDKRLPEGTTALLKLEEFVAKFMSIYRKSLRGRLPYLSQ from the exons ATGGAAATTTCTTCAAGGCACAGCAGCAGAAGTTCCCACTCAAAGTCCGCACCCAAACAAAGACGAAACGGCTACGAGCCTTCAGATGGAGATACTGATTGGCCAGACAGTCCATGGCATGAAATTCCGACGGTAAATAATTATAACCATCTCCAGAATGTCAGAGTTTTAGTTAAAGATCGACCAAAAGCATTCGGTAGGAGCTTGACACCTCCAAGTCGTTCGTCAAACCATGATTATGATTTTAGTTCCGCTGCTACAACTTCAAAATCTAGCTCAGTTAGAGACAATCAGCATAAATCTCCTTATAGACCGCAACCGGATGACACTGATGTTATTACTTTGCAAACGAATACTAGTCCTTTTATAAGAAATGATCTCCAAAAACATATAGTATATCCTTACAAAACTAAGGGAGATGAAGCTGAAGAGGAGTTAAGGAAATCATCAAGTAGAACTCAGAATCATAAAGCGTCTCGCCAACGTCTGAATTCAGAGGAAAACAGGAGTTCAGTAAAGGCAAATCGTAGATCAGTATCTGCTCCGAAACCACGAGCAAAAGAGAAGGAACAGCGAGTTGATACAGGTCTGCAGGCATGGGAAGAAGACAGGACTCCGTCTCCATTACCAAGAAAGCATAGGGAAACCGCAAGCGGGATCAATGCAATGATTGCAAATGCAAGGATGTCAAACGGTCCGGCTAATGTTGGTTTTAAGGTTACAGAATCGATTTCACCTGGCGatattttcttttctcaaaccttaCCATTGCAAAATAATGTTGTAAAGAAAAACTCCGGTCAGGGGAGCAACTCAACTTCTAAACCGAAGGAAGTTTCTAAACGAGATTCTCTGCCTCGTCAAAGAAGCAAACCAAATGCTAATGCAGATCAGACCACTCGCGGTGTTTCATCAAATACTGTGACATCTCAAAAGAATGCTGCAACATTGAGTAGGGTCTCAAGCAGGAGGTCTAGCAGTAAAAGGAGTACACAGAGTAGTAAAATGAGTGATGGCAGCGGAACATTGAGCGAGAGTTTCAGAAAATTCACAGACAACATGCAGATAAGTCAGAAAAATATATGGTTTAGCTGCGGGAGAAAGGGTCCTTGTAGGACGTCAAAAGCACCTGAAAGTTACGAGTTTGATGAAGCTTCATTTATTCAGAAGGCATTTGTGGTTGAAAACCTCAGACAGTTTTGGGCTGACAAGCATCAACCTGGTTCTTTGAGTGGCTTCATTTGTAACAAACAGCAAGCGCAGAATCTAAAGCAATTG ATATCCCACAACACTTGTCCGCATATTCTGTTCAAGGGGCCTTCAGGTTCAGGGAAGAAAGCGCTGACAAGGGCTTTACTGTGTGAAATCTATGGAGATCAAGATCTAAAC GAAAAGGGACCAATGCAGATAGTTGTTCCATTAATCTCCAGCCCTCACCATGTGGAGCTTTATCTGAAATCAGAAACAACAAACGTTAGGTTTGCGTTAATGACTCTAGTCAAGGAAATGACCAGTAGTCATGCAACGACTCCTGAAGTTAGCAACGCAACTTGTTGGGCGGATTACAAAG TGATAGTATTTTATGAAGTAGAAAAACTAGCAGAGAATGTTCAGCACATGATAAAATGGATAATGGATTGCTACATGGAGACATGCAAGATCATTCTTTGCTGTGAAGATGACGTTGGCATACTCGATTCAGTCAAAAGTAGATGCAAAATTGTCACAGTTGATGCTCCCATCACTCATGAA ATTATGGAAGTTCTTATTCAAACAGGAAGGAAGGAAAGCTTTGATCTCCCCATGAGCTTCGCTGCTAAAATTGCAACCAAATCAAAGCAGCACATAAGGAAAGCAGTCATGGCTCTGGAAGCATGTAAAGCTCACAA CTACCCTTTTGCGGATGGCCAACCAATTCCAATAGGATGGGAAGACGTGTTAGTGGAACTTTCTGCTGATATTCTCTCTGACCCATCACCACAAAG ATCGTTTTTCATTCGCGTTGATTTACAAAAGCTACTAGGTGAATTTGTTCATCCCAGATTGATTCTCCAG AAACTTGTGGAGCAATTTCTGAAGAGAGTTGATGCTAGCCTAAAAAGAGAACTGTATTATTGGCATGCTTACTAT GATAAGAGACTTCCTGAAGGGACAACCGCCCTGCTAAAACTGGAAG AATTTGTAGCAAAGTTCATGAGCATCTACAGGAAGAGCTTGAGAGGTCGGCTTCCATACCTTTCACAGTAA
- the LOC113288668 gene encoding protein RER1A-like, translating into MEGVGAEGEGGASATAPMAKWKSDVSRLFQHYLDKSTPLPVHRWIGTLAVASIYILRVYYVQGFYIVSYGLGIYLLNLLIGFLSPKIDPEMEGLDGASLPTKGSDEFKPFIRRLPEFKFWYSITKAFLVAFFMTFFSMFDVPVFWPILLCYWMVLFFLTMKRQILHMIKYKYIPFSIGKQRYGGKKSGASTSASGSGLSRD; encoded by the exons ATGGAGGGAGTTGGGGCTGAAGGGGAAGGTGGAGCATCTGCTACTGCTCCCATGGCTAAATGGAAAAGCGATGTTTCTAGACTTTTTCAGCATTATCTGGATAAATCTACACCTCTGCCAGTTCATAGATGGATTGGAACTTTAGCTGTTGCATCAATTTATATCTTACGTGTTTACTATGTTCAAGGGTTTTACATTGTTTCCTATGGTCTGGGGATATATCTATTGAATCTATTAATTGGGTTTCTCTCGCCCAAGATTGATCCAGAAATGGAAGGGTTGGATGGGGCTTCTTTGCCAACAAAAGGTTCTGATGAGTTCAAGCCATTCATTCGACGTCTCCCTGAGTTCAAATTCTG GTATTCCATCACAAAGGCCTTCTTGGTAGCATTTTTCATGACATTCTTCTCAATGTTCGATGTACCTGTTTTCTGGCCCATTCTGCTCTGTTATTGGATGGTTCTATTTTTCCTCACAATGAAGCGTCAAATTCTACACATGATCAAATACAAATACATTCCCTTCAGCATCGGGAAGCAG AGGTATGGTGGCAAGAAGTCTGGAGCTAGTACCAGTGCCAGCGGCAGTGGCTTATCCAGGGACTAG